Part of the Sulfitobacter donghicola DSW-25 = KCTC 12864 = JCM 14565 genome, CCGATTTCTCACCCGAGGCGAGATGGCACAGGATCATCAGACGACCCTCGTGGCTAATCGCTTTTAGGAAGTTGGACGCCTCAACGGCACTGGCCGCCATTTTGTCCATATCGTCCGAACACATGTCTTTATCAAAAACAGGTAGGCCCATTTTTTCCTCGGTCTCAATTTCTTTTTCGTCGCATTCTGGCTGAATAGGCTTGTTCATAAGGGGGTATGCCCTTTGGCACAATCATTCTTTAAGAAATAGTAAATTTCAGTTCGTTGCGTAGTCTACCTCGGCACGCCCTAGCATCTGCTGCAAAAGCCCCCAAAAGAAATCTTCGCCAGGGTATCCTTCGAGGCGTGATGCCTCTTTTCCATCGACCATCAAAACAAACGTCGGGGTGAAATGGAGAGAGCGTTCGAACTCTAAATCGTCAGGGCGGGCGTCGTGAATATCCAGACGGCGCAGGGGGGCGGCGCGGCCTTCAGGCGTTTTGGGGTATATCTGCGAGATTTCTTCGTTCCAGCGCGCGCACCACATACAGCCGTCTTCTTCGACCATAACCAACTGGGCCTCAGCAAATGCGGAAACAGCGCTGAGGGTGACGAAAATGCTGCTGAAAATAAAGCTTCTAAGAGACATGCTAAATTGACCTTTGTTAAACAAATAACCTAATATGAATGTGTGAATAACACAAGGGAGGGGTGTTGCGATGTTGGATGTTACCTTTGCAGGTGCGGCATTTGCTGGCCTTCTTTCATTTCTATCGCCATGTATTTTACCGATCGTTCCGTTTTATCTGAGCTATCTGGCTGGCATCGGTATGAACCAGATTTCGGCAGATGCCACAATAGATAGTAAAACACGAATGCGTGCGGTGATGGCTGCGGTGTTCTTTGCGGCTGGCGTGATTACGATCTTTATGGGGCTGGGGGCGGCCGCGACAATGTTCGGGCAGGCGGTGCGCGAATACTTTGATATTCTGCGCTGGATCGCTGCGGCCATCATCATTGTGATGGGGCTGCATTTCCTTGGCGTGTTGCGGATTGGCATTCTGTATCGCCAATTGCGCGCGGATGCGGGCGAGACATCTAATGTGAGCCTGCTTGGCGCCTATGTGATCGGGCTGGCCTTTGCCTTTGGTTGGACCCCTTGCGTGGGGCCGGTTCTGGCGGCGATCCTGTTTACGGCTGCGGGGGCGGATACGGCATCTACCGGCGCGGGGCTGCTGTTTGTCTATGGTGTCGGCATGACCGCGCCATTCATTCTGGCGGCTCTGTTTATCGGCCCTTTCATGCGCTGGATGCAGAAATTCCGCCGCCATTTGGGCCTGATCGAGAAAATCATGGGTGTGATGCTCATTGTTTTCGGGCTTTTGATTGCAACAAACTCAATGAATTACATTGCCCAGTGGATGCTGTCCGTGTTGCCGGACTTTGGCGCGCTTGGCTGATAAATCGGGAGAAGATGATGAATAGGATTTTTGCTGCATGTGTCGCCTTGATCATGGGTGCAACAGGGGTATTCGCCGCCGAGCTGGGGGATGATGGGCTGCACAAGGCGCCGTGGATGCGGGACACGTTCAAAGACCTCAATGAGGATCTTGAGGAAGCCACGGCAGAGGGCAAGCGCCTGATGGTAATCATTGAACAGCGCGGCTGCATTTATTGTAAAAAAATGCACGAAGAAGTTTTCCCGAACGAAAAAATCGCCACTTACATCGACGAGAATTTCTTTGTCGTGCAGATGAATATGTTTGGCGATGTCGAGGTAACAGACTTTGACGGTACCGCGCTGCCCGAGAAGGATATGGTTAAGAAATGGGGGGCGCTTTTCACGCCGACGATTCTGTTTTTTCCATCTCAGGTTGGCGATTCCTTGTCTGCACCTCAGGCCGCAGTCGCGACAATGCCGGGGGCATTTGGGCGCCACACAACTTTCAATATTCTGAATTGGGTGGTTGAAGAGGGGTATTTGGGGGACGAAAGTTTTCAAAAATACAACGCGAGAAAGATCGCAGAGCAAAGCCAGTAAGGAAAATTGTGGGTTTGTGTAAATAACTTCACATTGTATAATTCAATTAGTTGAATTTGTTGTTGCGTCATCACAAACCTGTGCGCTACGGTATACCAACACAGTCTTTGGGAGGACTTATGAGGATTTCTGTGATTACCGCCGTTACGGCGGGTCTCGTTGCATCTACAGCATTTGCGCAAGAGGTCGCACCAACAGCGGTCAGCTATAACGAGGGTGCGGTTGAGCAATCCTTGTCTGGTGTCGCTGGTGATCCGGCAAATGGTCGATTGATCGTTGGTGACAAAGGGCAGGGTAACTGCGTTGCCTGTCATGAGGTCTCTGATCTGGCGGATGTACCATTCCACGGCGAAATTGGCCCAATGCTAGACGGCGCCGGAGAGCGCTGGAGCGAAGCCGAGCTGCGTGGGATCGTCGCCAATGCGAAGATGATGTTCGAAGACAGCTTGATGCCGTCCTTTTACAAGGTTGATGGCTTCACCCGTCCGGGCAATGCCTACACAGGCAAGGCACCAGACGACAGCTTTGGTCCTTTGCTAAGCGCCCAACAAATTGAAGATGTCGTGGCTTACCTCGCGACACTCAAAGAGTAACCAAACCTTTTTCGGGTTTAAGGAGAAAACACAATGGAAATGACAAGACGTAATGCCATTGCAATGGGGGCAGGTGCCCTTTTGATTGCAGGCCTGCCAATCCGCGTATCTGCTGCAACAGCGGATGAGATGATTGCAGAATTCACCGGCGGTGCCGAAGTTGGCTCAGGCGATATCAGCCTGACAGCTCCGGAAATTGCTGAAAACGGTAACACTGTGCCAATCGAGGTTTCCTCGGAAGCCGCGGCAGAGATTCTGGTTCTGGCGATGGGTAACCCAACGCCAAATGTTGCGACCTTCAAATTCGGCAAATTGGCAGCATCGCGCGCTGCATCCACACGTATCCGCCTTGCAGGTACACAGGATGTTGTTGCGATCGCCAAGCTTGAAGATGGCTCTTTCGTCCAGGCATCA contains:
- a CDS encoding cytochrome c biogenesis CcdA family protein codes for the protein MLDVTFAGAAFAGLLSFLSPCILPIVPFYLSYLAGIGMNQISADATIDSKTRMRAVMAAVFFAAGVITIFMGLGAAATMFGQAVREYFDILRWIAAAIIIVMGLHFLGVLRIGILYRQLRADAGETSNVSLLGAYVIGLAFAFGWTPCVGPVLAAILFTAAGADTASTGAGLLFVYGVGMTAPFILAALFIGPFMRWMQKFRRHLGLIEKIMGVMLIVFGLLIATNSMNYIAQWMLSVLPDFGALG
- a CDS encoding thioredoxin family protein, translating into MNRIFAACVALIMGATGVFAAELGDDGLHKAPWMRDTFKDLNEDLEEATAEGKRLMVIIEQRGCIYCKKMHEEVFPNEKIATYIDENFFVVQMNMFGDVEVTDFDGTALPEKDMVKKWGALFTPTILFFPSQVGDSLSAPQAAVATMPGAFGRHTTFNILNWVVEEGYLGDESFQKYNARKIAEQSQ
- the soxX gene encoding sulfur oxidation c-type cytochrome SoxX, translating into MRISVITAVTAGLVASTAFAQEVAPTAVSYNEGAVEQSLSGVAGDPANGRLIVGDKGQGNCVACHEVSDLADVPFHGEIGPMLDGAGERWSEAELRGIVANAKMMFEDSLMPSFYKVDGFTRPGNAYTGKAPDDSFGPLLSAQQIEDVVAYLATLKE
- the soxY gene encoding thiosulfate oxidation carrier protein SoxY, with amino-acid sequence MEMTRRNAIAMGAGALLIAGLPIRVSAATADEMIAEFTGGAEVGSGDISLTAPEIAENGNTVPIEVSSEAAAEILVLAMGNPTPNVATFKFGKLAASRAASTRIRLAGTQDVVAIAKLEDGSFVQASSTVKVTIGGCGG